The proteins below are encoded in one region of Acanthochromis polyacanthus isolate Apoly-LR-REF ecotype Palm Island chromosome 4, KAUST_Apoly_ChrSc, whole genome shotgun sequence:
- the dhcr24 gene encoding delta(24)-sterol reductase, translated as MDPLLYLGGLLVLFLLWIKVKGLDYVIVHQRWIFVCLFLLPLSVIFDVYYYVRAWLIFKMCSAPKLHDQRVKEIQRQVREWRKEGSKKYMCTGRPGWLTVSLRVGKYKKTHKNIMINMMDILEVDTQRQVVRVEPLANMGQVTALLNSIGWTLPVLPELDDLTVGGLVMGTGIESSSHIYGLFQHICVAYELVLADGSLVRCTEEENSDLFHAVPWSCGTLGFLVAAEIKIVPAKAWVKLRYEPVRGLENICKRFTEASENKQNTFVEGIQYSLDSAVIMTGTMTDHAEPDKINRIGLHFKPWFFKHVESYLKQDCTGVEYIPLRQYYHRHTRSIFWELQDIIPFGNNPVFRWLFGWMVPPKISLLKLTQGETIRRLYEQHHVVQDMLIPMKHLQTAITRFHQDIEVYPLWLCPFLLPPGRGMVHPKGQEEELYVDIGAYGEPKVKHFEAKASTRQLEKFVREVHGFQMLYADVYMDREEYWEMFDGQLYHRLRNELGCKEAFPEVYDKICKSARH; from the exons ATGGATCCACTGCTGTATCTGGGAGGTTTGCTGGTTCTGTTCCTATTGTGGATCAAAGTCAAAGGTCTAGATTACGTGATCGTGCACCAGCGGTGGATCTTcgtgtgtctgttcctgctgcCGCTCTCCGTTATATTTGACGTGTATTATTATGTGAGGGCTTGGCTCATTTTCAAGATGTGCTCTGCGCCCAAACTGCACGACCAGCGGGTGAAGGAGATCCAGCGACAG gtCCGTGAGTGGAGGAAGGAAGGCAGTAAGAAATACATGTGCACAGGTCGACCCGGCTGGCTCACCGTGTCTCTCAGAGTGGGGAAATAcaagaaaacccacaaaaacatcatgatCAACATGATGGATATTCTGGAGGTGGACACACAGAGGCAG gtgGTGAGAGTCGAGCCGCTGGCCAACATGGGTCAAGTGACCGCTCTGCTAAACTCCATTGGCTGGACGCTGCCGGTGCTGCCGGAGCTGGACGACCTCACTGTGG GTGGCTTGGTGATGGGGACAGGCATTGAGTCGTCCTCCCATATTTATGGGCTGTTTCAGCACATCTGTGTTGCATATGAGCTGGTTCTAGCTGATGGCAGTTTGGTTCGCTGCACTGAG GAGGAGAACTCAGATCTGTTCCATGCTGTCCCATGGTCCTGTGGAACTCTTGGGTTCCtggttgcagctgagattaaaatAGTCCCCGCTAAGGCCTGGGTGAAGCTGCGTTACGAGCCTGTCAGAGGATTAGAGAATATCTGCAAACGCTTCACTGAAGCATCAGAGAACAAGCAGAACACGTTTGTTGAGGGTATCCAGTACAGTCTGGACTCTGCTGTCATCATGACAGGAACCATGACGGACCACGCAGAGCCTGACAAG ATTAACAGAATCGGCCTGCACTTTAAACCCTGGTTCTTTAAACACGTGGAGAGCTACCTGAAACAAGACTGCACCGGAGTGGAATACATCCCTCTGCGGCAGTActatcacagacacacacgcagtATTTTCTGGGAGCTTCAG gatATTATTCCATTTGGAAACAACCCTGTGTTCCGCTGGCTGTTTGGGTGGATGGTTCCTCCTAAGatctctctgctgaagctcactCAAGGAGAAACCATCAGGCGTCTCTATGAACAGCACCACGTGGTCCAGGACATGCTGATACCCATGAAGCACCTGCAGACCGCCATCACACGTTTCCACCAGGACATCGAA GTTTACCCTCTGTGGCTGTGTCCATTCCTGCTACCGCCTGGCAGGGGGATGGTTCACCCCAAAGGTCAAGAGGAGGAGCTGTACGTGGACATCGGGGCCTACGGGGAGCCTAAAGTCAAACATTTCGAAGCTAAAGCGTCAACGCGACAGCTGGAGAAGTTTGTCAGGGAGGTGCACGG GTTCCAGATGCTATATGCAGATGTGTACATGGACCGAGAGGAGTACTGGGAGATGTTTGATGGACAGCTGTACCACAGGTTGAGAAACGAGCTCGGCTGCAAGGAAGCCTTCCCTGAAGTTTACGACAAAATCTGTAAATCTGCTCGACACTGA